The Ancylothrix sp. D3o genome segment ATGGCAAAAATTTTAGATAAATCAAGAAATTGATAAATATTTTGGGTAATATCTCGAAGCAATATCGCCCTTTCGTACTGCTGTCTGAGGGCTATTTCTACCTGCTTTTGAGCGCTGATGGCTATCTCCGCCGTTTTTTTTGCCTTGAGAAGTTCATCTTCATACTGGATGCGCTGGTGGATAGGGATTAAAATACAGTTGTTTACGCACCTTCCTGCCTTTTCACGCCGGACTGCATTAACAAGAATAGGCACGTCTTTTCCATGCTTAGAACGCAAAGAAAAGTAAATTTCCTCTGCCTTTCCATGCAGTTTAAGAATCGGGAAAAAATGCGTTTGATAAAAAATGCGGCTGGCAATCGGTAGAATTGTTTCGATTTTCCGTCCCCGCAAATCCTCAAGTTCATATCCGAGTAATTCCAGCAGCGTTGCGTTGATCATCGCAATAGTGCCATCGTCAGTAAACGAGAGAAAGCCACAGGGTGCCATATTAAGTAGCTCGTCTATCTGGTCGGTCATGTTGGCAATGCCGCTCAGGCAACATAAGCAGCACTTAAATATTCTTTGATTAAATTGATAGTTTCTTCTGGATGGCTCATGTGCGGGCAATGTCCAGTCGCTTTCATTAGTTTGAGTGTACTTTTAGGCAAGTGCTGGCCTAAATATTCTCCTACCTCAACCGGCGCAATCATATCTTCCGCACATTGCAAAACCAGAGAAGGTATCGTTACTTTTGATAAATCATTGCGGTTGTCTGAGTAAAAAGTTACTTCAGCAAACCGGCTTGCTATCACGGGATCAGTGGAACAAAAACTTGCCTCAAGCTCACGAGTTAACTCAGGCTGATCAGGATTTTGCATCACCATCGGTGCCAAAAAACTCGCCCAACCTATGTAATTTTTTTCCATGATATCTAGCAAGCCTTCAATATCTGCTCTCTCAAAGCCTCCGATATAATCGGGGGGCTGGTTGATGTAGCACGGGGAAGGACTGACGAGAATCAGGTTCTTAAAAAAATGAGGCGCTTGGATAGAGGCAAGAATACCAATCACGCTACTTACAGAATGCCCAACAAAAATTACTTCGCTCAAGGCTAATGCTTCACAGATATCGAGAATATCTTGGGCATAGCCATTCAGGTTGCTGTAGCGCTCGGTGTTATAGGCGGCGATATCTGATTTTCCAGAGCCTACATAGTCAAATAGGATGATTTTATAGTCGTTGAGGAAGGCCGGCGTTAGGTAGCGCCACATATTTTGATCACACCCGAAGCCATGCGCCAATAGCATGACTTGTGGGCCTTGTCCCAACACCGTTACATTGTTTCGTAGGAAAACGTTTTCAACCATTTTTTAAACACAATCACAATATATTTATTGTATTAGGAAAATTCAACGGACTTAAAGCAATGTAAGCGTCAAAGTATCAAGAATTCGCACGATGTCAGCAGTAAGGATCACTGAGTCCAAGTTTTGCTCGACCAACCGCCGCAAAGTAATTTTTTGGGTGTCGATGCTTTTACAATTTGTTACACTATGGCCGTTTTGTTTGCGGCTGAAGTTATAGGGCTAAGCGATTGGATATCGGGGCAAAATAAGATAAGCCGGTTTTCTTATGACTTGCTACGACCAAAACCTGATGCCCTAGAGAGGGTGTTTTTATAATGCCCAAACTGTACTGTTCGTACTGCAAACCGCTATCAGCCGGTTTTTTAAGGCCACCGGCTTTCTGTTTGTGAGATTGCGCTTGTTTTTTTCTCTAAACTCTACTATTTTTTACAATTATACATCGCTTTTTTTTCCTTGAACTCCTTTAACAATGCGCGAAAGTTCGCTTTTTTCATCGACGACAATGCGGGAAGGCGAACCGCTGATAATGCGTTCATAGTTACGGAAAGAGTCTTTAATTTCCGGGCCTTTTTCGGTAATTGTGTATTCACGGATTCCTTTATCATGTCGGGAACCTCGCATTTTAAATACGTTTATTGCCCGCGCCATTTCACCGCGTATTTCTACATATTGCAACATTAAAATTGTGTCGGTAATGGTGGAAATATGGGAATCTGTTATCGAATGACTCCCCATAAATTGATCGGTGGTGTTGGTGAAAAAGCCGGTAATTTCTTCTTGTTTGGCATAGCCGGTTACACCAATCACAAACTGCCGGAAAGCATTGTTACTTACGCCTCTTTCGAGTGCGGAAAGCGAATCAATGGCAATGCGGGAGGGTTTAAATTGAGCAAGTTCAGATTTAATGATTTGTAGATGATCTTCTAAACCGGCAGACTCTGGATAAGCACAGATAATTTTTAGGAATCCTTTGCGCTCCATTTCTTCAAAATCAATGCCCCAAGAATAGGCATTTCTTAATAGTTGAGCGCGGGATTCTTCATAGGCGAATAATAAAGCTCTCTCGCCGGTTAAAAAAGCATTTTCGATAAATTTGCTCACCAAAAGCGTTTTGCCGGTGCCGGTGGCGCCGGTGGCTAAAATAATCGAATCTTTAAAGAAGCCGCCGCCGCACATAGCATCGAGCGTTTCAACACCACTGGATACGCGGACATTCGATGAGCGTTGAGTTAATCGCATTGCACCAAGGGGGAAAATATTAATCCCCTCATTGGTCATGGTAAAGGGATATTCGCCTTTCATGTGGGTGGTGCCGCGTAATTTCAAAATTTCGATAGTACGGCGGCGGCGTTCACCTTCGAGTACATTTCGCATAATCGCTACATTATCCGAGACAAACTCTTCGACACCAAACCGCGCCACCTGCCCGTATTCTTCCACCCGTTCAGTTGTCATAATCGTGGTAACACCCACTTGTTTAAGACGAGCAACCAAACGGAAAATTTCTCGACGCACCACCGAAGCCGCATCATATTGCTGAAATACTGCTGTTACCGAGTCAATAGAAACTCGCTTTGCTTTATATTTGCGGATAGCATATTGAATGCGCTCAATCAAAGCAGATAAATCAAAATTCCCTACCACATCTTGCCCTTCGGGATCTGGGGAAGCATCGAGAATAAACAATTTTCCTTGATCGATTAACTTTTGTAAATCCCAACCAAAACTAGCAGCATTTTTAATAATATCCGTAGGGGATTCTTCAAAGGTTACAAAAACCCCCGCCTCATCAAACAAGGTAATGCCGTTGTAAAGAAATTGTACTGCTAATAAGGTTTTGCCGGTGCCCGAAGTACCGCTGACGAGGGTGGTTCTTCCCACCGGCAGCCCCCCATGACTGATATCGTCAAACCCCTCGATCATCGTGCGGATTTTTGGGACTCCTACGGGTTGCCAGGTAATGGCGTGTCCGCTTTTCTCGCCTTCTATCATTTTAGTTTCTAAAAATTGAACTTGACACAAAAGAATCTCTAAGCCAAACTACTCTTAACACAAAATGGGAATTTTTGGAAGAGATAGCGATAGAGCGAAATATAGCTCTACAAATTAGATTCATCTTCGCAGAGTTCTTCGTAGAGTAAATCTAAGCCAATCAAAACTTTTTCTCGATCCGATAAGTCACCGATGATTTTGCGGACTGGCGGAGGCAAGATTTTGGATAAAGTTGGGGTGGCTAAAATTTTATCTTCTTCGGCGAGTTGAGGATTTTTGAGCACATCAATAACTTTAAGTGCATAGACACCTTGAAACTCTTGTTCAAGGATATTTTTGAGAGTTTTTAAGGCTCGCACTGAATTAGGAGTGTTGCCGGCCACATAAAGCTTGAGGACGTAGGTTTTTTTAAGGGGATACATAAATAAAAGCTAAGCGTGTTAACAGTTAGTAGTGGGAAGAATTTTTGAGGGAAGCCGAAACAAGAGGCTGGTTGAGGAAAGGTTGCCAAACTCAAAAAAAGGTAAGCTGGCAATTTTTCTGACTACCGATATTAACC includes the following:
- a CDS encoding alpha/beta fold hydrolase; its protein translation is MVENVFLRNNVTVLGQGPQVMLLAHGFGCDQNMWRYLTPAFLNDYKIILFDYVGSGKSDIAAYNTERYSNLNGYAQDILDICEALALSEVIFVGHSVSSVIGILASIQAPHFFKNLILVSPSPCYINQPPDYIGGFERADIEGLLDIMEKNYIGWASFLAPMVMQNPDQPELTRELEASFCSTDPVIASRFAEVTFYSDNRNDLSKVTIPSLVLQCAEDMIAPVEVGEYLGQHLPKSTLKLMKATGHCPHMSHPEETINLIKEYLSAAYVA
- the kaiC gene encoding circadian clock protein KaiC; the encoded protein is MIEGEKSGHAITWQPVGVPKIRTMIEGFDDISHGGLPVGRTTLVSGTSGTGKTLLAVQFLYNGITLFDEAGVFVTFEESPTDIIKNAASFGWDLQKLIDQGKLFILDASPDPEGQDVVGNFDLSALIERIQYAIRKYKAKRVSIDSVTAVFQQYDAASVVRREIFRLVARLKQVGVTTIMTTERVEEYGQVARFGVEEFVSDNVAIMRNVLEGERRRRTIEILKLRGTTHMKGEYPFTMTNEGINIFPLGAMRLTQRSSNVRVSSGVETLDAMCGGGFFKDSIILATGATGTGKTLLVSKFIENAFLTGERALLFAYEESRAQLLRNAYSWGIDFEEMERKGFLKIICAYPESAGLEDHLQIIKSELAQFKPSRIAIDSLSALERGVSNNAFRQFVIGVTGYAKQEEITGFFTNTTDQFMGSHSITDSHISTITDTILMLQYVEIRGEMARAINVFKMRGSRHDKGIREYTITEKGPEIKDSFRNYERIISGSPSRIVVDEKSELSRIVKGVQGKKSDV
- the kaiB gene encoding circadian clock protein KaiB; the encoded protein is MYPLKKTYVLKLYVAGNTPNSVRALKTLKNILEQEFQGVYALKVIDVLKNPQLAEEDKILATPTLSKILPPPVRKIIGDLSDREKVLIGLDLLYEELCEDESNL